Proteins from a genomic interval of Sphingobacterium lactis:
- the hisG gene encoding ATP phosphoribosyltransferase produces the protein MKNLKIAIQKSGRLNEKSVLLLKNCGLDFENYKSSLITTVSNFNLEILFLRDDDIPGYVEEGIADLGIVGENVIDETQAKVQYLQRLGFGRCTLKLAIPKDSSIDRLEDLNGKSIATSYPNILQNFLTEYKINADIQTISGSVEIAPGLGLSDAICDIVSTGGTLKSNGLKPFCDVRNSEAILIGREGLEENPIICELLQRIQSVLRAKETKYVVLNVEKKNLTQITELLHGVKSPTVVPLAEEGWVAVHTVISEDDFWDKINKLKAAGAQGIVVMPIEKIIM, from the coding sequence TTGAAAAATCTAAAGATTGCTATCCAAAAATCGGGTAGATTGAACGAAAAATCCGTACTCCTACTGAAAAACTGTGGTTTGGATTTTGAAAACTATAAAAGCTCCCTCATAACAACCGTCTCGAACTTTAACCTGGAAATCCTATTCCTTCGCGATGATGATATCCCTGGGTATGTGGAAGAGGGCATCGCGGACTTGGGAATCGTCGGTGAGAACGTAATCGATGAAACACAGGCGAAGGTGCAGTACCTGCAACGTTTGGGATTTGGAAGATGTACGCTGAAACTAGCAATCCCCAAAGACTCCAGCATCGACAGACTCGAAGACCTCAACGGCAAATCCATCGCCACCTCCTACCCCAACATCCTCCAGAATTTCTTGACGGAATACAAGATCAACGCCGATATCCAAACGATCTCCGGATCCGTGGAGATCGCACCGGGACTTGGCCTGAGCGATGCCATCTGTGATATTGTATCCACCGGCGGAACCTTAAAGAGCAATGGCCTGAAGCCATTCTGCGATGTGCGGAACTCCGAGGCTATCCTGATCGGTCGTGAAGGATTGGAAGAGAACCCGATCATCTGCGAATTGCTGCAGCGGATCCAATCGGTGCTACGCGCGAAGGAAACAAAGTATGTGGTGCTGAACGTGGAGAAGAAAAACCTGACCCAGATTACAGAACTATTGCACGGCGTGAAGAGCCCAACCGTGGTTCCCTTGGCTGAAGAAGGCTGGGTAGCGGTGCATACGGTCATTTCCGAAGATGATTTCTGGGATAAAATCAATAAATTGAAGGCGGCAGGCGCACAGGGTATCGTGGTCATGCCGATCGAAAAAATTATCATGTAA
- the hisD gene encoding histidinol dehydrogenase, protein MLNTYIYADLTPEKMADLLDRNTDPNHAIQDTVLSIIEDVKQHGDAALKSYAKQFDKVELEKLYLDSDDIDNLAMTISRDQMRALEIAFQNIHKFHQTQLKRERTVETMPGVKCWREVRPIEKVGLYIPGGSAVLPSTLLMLGVPARIAGCKEIVVCSPPQNNGKINGFVAYCLKLLKIDKIYLVGGAQAVAAMAFGTQSIPKVNKIFGPGNQFVTKAKGIIQGMTDVSIDMPAGPSEVLVIADETANPAYVAADLLAQAEHGIDSQAVLVTTSSQLADQVNQELKAQLDVLPRKELAAKAIENSYTVITENIQEAMDFSNRYAPEHLIIESDDWKPLINKVQNAGSVFLGHLTPESAGDYASGTNHTLPTSGYARSYSGVSVDSFVKKITFQHITEQGLEQIGSTVEILAELEGLQAHKNAVSIRKKKQ, encoded by the coding sequence ATGTTGAACACCTATATATACGCCGATCTGACGCCGGAAAAGATGGCGGATCTGCTCGACAGAAATACAGATCCCAACCATGCCATCCAAGATACGGTACTTTCCATTATCGAGGATGTGAAGCAGCACGGCGATGCGGCGCTGAAATCCTATGCGAAGCAATTCGACAAGGTGGAGCTGGAGAAGCTGTACCTGGATAGTGACGATATCGACAACCTGGCGATGACCATCTCGCGCGATCAGATGCGCGCGCTGGAAATCGCCTTCCAGAACATCCATAAATTTCACCAGACGCAGCTGAAGCGTGAGCGTACCGTGGAGACCATGCCGGGCGTAAAGTGCTGGCGTGAAGTTCGACCAATCGAAAAGGTCGGACTCTACATCCCTGGTGGATCGGCGGTCCTGCCGAGTACCTTATTGATGCTGGGCGTACCTGCACGCATTGCCGGCTGTAAGGAAATTGTGGTCTGTTCCCCACCGCAGAACAATGGCAAGATCAATGGATTTGTGGCGTACTGCCTCAAATTGCTGAAGATCGATAAAATATACCTTGTTGGCGGCGCACAAGCCGTTGCCGCGATGGCTTTCGGTACGCAAAGCATTCCCAAGGTCAACAAGATCTTCGGCCCCGGCAATCAGTTTGTCACCAAGGCCAAAGGGATTATCCAAGGGATGACCGATGTGAGCATCGATATGCCTGCTGGCCCGTCCGAAGTCCTGGTGATTGCGGATGAAACAGCAAACCCTGCCTATGTCGCAGCGGATCTGTTGGCTCAGGCCGAACACGGCATTGACAGTCAAGCGGTATTGGTAACGACAAGTTCGCAATTGGCGGATCAAGTGAACCAAGAGCTGAAAGCCCAATTGGACGTCCTACCCCGTAAGGAATTGGCCGCGAAAGCCATCGAAAATTCATACACCGTGATTACCGAAAACATCCAGGAAGCGATGGATTTTTCCAACCGCTATGCGCCGGAACACCTGATCATCGAAAGCGACGATTGGAAACCGCTGATCAATAAGGTACAGAATGCCGGATCGGTATTCCTGGGGCATCTTACTCCGGAGAGTGCCGGCGATTACGCCTCAGGCACGAACCACACCCTACCGACTTCTGGATATGCACGATCGTATTCCGGTGTATCCGTGGACTCCTTCGTCAAAAAGATCACCTTCCAGCATATTACGGAACAGGGACTCGAACAGATCGGGTCAACCGTAGAGATCCTCGCCGAATTGGAAGGCTTACAGGCACACAAAAATGCGGTCAGCATCCGCAAAAAGAAACAATAG
- a CDS encoding JAB domain-containing protein, translated as MDVIGYRKIADGGLDTVMVDIRLIMSSVLLCNATRIAVAHNHPSGTMRPSASDRSLTNKIIEAGKVLDIQLLDHIVMTTNSYYSFRDEGEF; from the coding sequence TTGGACGTTATCGGATACCGTAAAATAGCCGATGGCGGATTAGATACTGTAATGGTTGATATCCGTTTAATAATGTCCTCCGTTCTATTATGTAATGCAACAAGGATTGCAGTTGCGCACAATCATCCTTCGGGTACGATGAGACCTAGTGCTTCTGATAGATCCTTAACCAATAAAATCATTGAAGCAGGAAAAGTGCTAGATATTCAGCTATTAGATCATATCGTGATGACTACTAATAGTTACTATTCGTTCAGAGATGAAGGAGAGTTTTAA
- a CDS encoding helix-turn-helix domain-containing protein, whose product MEEIINFKSIREYNNFNNNETLHPLVSVVDLSKADPRKLSKLRYEFYTVFFKEIKCGDLRYGLKNYDYEEGTLIFLAPGQVIGENGTEFYQPQGTALVFHPELLYGTSLAREIANYTFFSYSASEALHLSEQERKVIMDCLNKIKHELVHSIDKHTKKLIVSNIELFLDYCQRFYDRQFITRENVNKGILEKFEEILNTYFQSEEPQQNGLPTVAYFADQLFLSANYFGDLVKKETGKTAQEYIQNKLIEIAKEKIYDSNKTINEIAFELGFKYPQHFSRLFKNRVGYTPNEYRNVNLN is encoded by the coding sequence ATGGAAGAGATCATCAATTTTAAAAGTATTCGGGAATACAATAATTTCAATAACAACGAAACTTTGCATCCGCTTGTCAGTGTTGTCGATTTGAGCAAAGCAGATCCTCGAAAACTGTCAAAACTAAGATATGAGTTCTATACGGTGTTTTTTAAAGAGATAAAATGCGGTGATCTCCGCTATGGCCTCAAAAACTACGACTATGAAGAGGGGACATTGATCTTTTTAGCTCCAGGTCAGGTCATTGGCGAGAATGGCACCGAATTCTACCAACCGCAGGGAACGGCTTTGGTTTTTCATCCAGAGCTGCTTTATGGCACTTCACTGGCCAGGGAGATTGCCAACTATACATTCTTTTCTTATTCGGCCAGTGAGGCACTCCATCTTTCCGAACAGGAAAGAAAGGTCATTATGGATTGTTTAAACAAGATAAAACATGAACTGGTCCATAGTATCGACAAGCATACCAAAAAGCTGATTGTTTCCAATATCGAACTGTTTCTGGATTATTGCCAGAGGTTTTATGACCGCCAATTTATAACGCGCGAAAATGTCAATAAGGGAATTCTGGAAAAATTCGAGGAGATCTTGAACACTTATTTTCAGTCAGAGGAACCTCAGCAAAACGGACTACCAACGGTAGCTTACTTTGCCGATCAACTGTTCCTTTCTGCCAACTATTTTGGTGACCTGGTGAAGAAAGAAACCGGAAAAACCGCCCAGGAATATATTCAGAATAAGTTAATCGAAATTGCTAAGGAGAAAATCTACGATTCGAATAAGACCATTAATGAAATTGCATTTGAACTTGGATTTAAGTATCCGCAGCATTTTAGCCGATTATTTAAAAACAGGGTAGGGTATACCCCAAATGAGTACCGCAATGTTAATTTGAATTAG
- a CDS encoding aldo/keto reductase, giving the protein MENRILGNSGLEVSALGLGCMGLSFGYGPATDQKEAIKLIRTAFESGISFFDTAECYGPFTNETLLGEALEPFRNEVVIATKFGFEDGDSKKGLDSSPSRIRKVAESSLQRLRTDRIDLFYQHRTDPNIPIEEVAGTIRDLIAEGKIKHWGLSEAGTETIRRAHAEQPLAALQSEYSLFCREPEKEIIPTLEELGIGFVPFSPLGKGFLTGAINETTKFDPTDFRNIVPRFSEENRKANQALVDLLKTIASEKEGTPAQVALAWLLAQKPWIAPIPGTTKLHRLKENIGAITIELDAKDLQQINLAASAITIHGERYPAALQNRVGK; this is encoded by the coding sequence ATGGAAAATAGAATATTAGGAAATAGCGGACTGGAAGTGTCCGCACTTGGATTGGGCTGTATGGGTTTGAGTTTTGGTTATGGCCCTGCTACGGACCAAAAAGAAGCGATTAAATTGATCCGCACTGCTTTTGAATCTGGAATTAGCTTTTTTGATACGGCTGAATGTTATGGCCCTTTCACAAATGAAACCTTACTGGGCGAGGCGTTAGAACCATTCAGAAATGAGGTGGTGATCGCGACTAAGTTTGGTTTCGAGGATGGAGATTCAAAAAAAGGCTTGGACAGCAGTCCCTCGAGAATCAGAAAAGTTGCCGAATCTTCTCTTCAACGCCTGCGTACGGACCGAATCGATCTGTTCTATCAGCACCGTACTGATCCCAACATTCCTATTGAGGAGGTGGCCGGAACCATCCGCGATTTGATTGCTGAAGGAAAAATAAAACACTGGGGACTCTCCGAAGCGGGAACTGAAACTATCCGGCGCGCACATGCAGAGCAGCCCTTGGCAGCATTGCAGAGCGAATACTCACTGTTTTGCCGTGAACCTGAAAAAGAGATTATCCCCACACTGGAAGAGCTCGGGATCGGATTTGTGCCCTTTAGCCCCTTGGGAAAAGGTTTTCTAACGGGAGCAATCAACGAGACCACAAAATTTGACCCGACAGATTTCCGGAACATCGTACCACGCTTCTCGGAAGAGAACCGGAAAGCGAATCAAGCACTGGTAGATCTCCTGAAAACAATAGCAAGTGAAAAAGAGGGCACTCCAGCGCAGGTCGCCCTAGCGTGGCTATTGGCACAGAAACCATGGATCGCTCCCATCCCTGGAACGACCAAACTACATCGACTCAAAGAAAATATTGGCGCGATCACCATTGAACTGGATGCAAAGGATTTACAGCAGATCAACCTGGCTGCTTCAGCGATCACCATCCACGGCGAAAGATATCCTGCTGCCTTACAGAACAGAGTCGGAAAATAA
- a CDS encoding alpha/beta hydrolase — protein sequence MRLNKLTQYITATAALFILSETVQAQKKQEPLLITEQGSFAVGGTVKTEAGRFEVNDALNPQGQTFHGDHAYVFYQVPVKARKYPLVFLHGAGQSKKTWETTADGREGFQNIFLRRKFPVYLIDQPRRGEAGKSMVEASVKPTADEQFWFTQFRLGNYPDYFTNVQFPKDSIALEQFYRQMTPNTGAFDAVVVTAAVSSLFDKIGAGILVTHSQGGGPGWLTAIKTNKVKAVVAYEPYSGFVFPEGELPAPVKSSGLFGELKGSTIPLSEFKKLTQIPIVIYYGDNIAKEPTTIWNKDHWRSGLEMARLWAATINKHGGDATVVHLPEAGIMGNTHFPFSDLNNLQVADELSKWLKQKGLDK from the coding sequence ATGCGATTGAACAAATTAACACAATATATTACAGCCACTGCTGCACTATTTATTTTATCGGAAACGGTGCAGGCCCAGAAAAAACAAGAACCTTTGCTTATCACAGAACAAGGTAGCTTTGCCGTTGGTGGTACAGTCAAGACTGAAGCGGGTCGATTTGAGGTAAATGATGCCCTTAATCCTCAGGGCCAAACTTTCCATGGCGATCATGCCTATGTTTTCTATCAGGTACCCGTAAAAGCACGCAAATATCCGTTGGTATTTCTGCATGGGGCGGGTCAATCAAAAAAAACATGGGAAACAACAGCGGATGGCAGAGAAGGCTTTCAGAACATTTTCCTCCGTCGGAAATTTCCGGTGTACCTGATCGACCAGCCACGACGAGGCGAAGCAGGAAAAAGTATGGTGGAAGCAAGCGTCAAGCCTACGGCTGATGAGCAGTTCTGGTTTACACAGTTTCGTTTGGGCAATTACCCCGACTATTTCACGAATGTTCAGTTTCCCAAGGACAGTATAGCATTAGAACAGTTTTATAGACAGATGACCCCCAATACGGGTGCTTTCGATGCAGTTGTGGTTACAGCAGCGGTATCCAGTCTCTTTGATAAGATAGGTGCCGGAATCTTGGTCACCCATTCCCAAGGCGGGGGTCCGGGCTGGCTGACCGCGATTAAAACGAATAAAGTGAAGGCAGTGGTCGCATACGAACCGTACAGTGGATTTGTATTTCCGGAAGGTGAACTTCCCGCGCCCGTAAAATCTTCGGGGCTGTTTGGGGAACTCAAAGGGAGCACCATCCCCCTATCCGAATTTAAAAAGCTGACCCAGATTCCCATTGTCATCTACTATGGTGATAATATTGCCAAAGAACCGACCACCATATGGAACAAAGACCACTGGCGTTCAGGACTTGAAATGGCCAGACTCTGGGCAGCAACAATCAATAAACATGGCGGAGATGCAACGGTCGTACATCTCCCCGAAGCTGGAATAATGGGAAATACCCATTTTCCTTTTTCGGACCTCAACAATTTGCAAGTTGCAGATGAATTGTCCAAATGGTTAAAGCAGAAAGGCCTGGATAAGTAA
- a CDS encoding flavodoxin produces MLSSLLFAIMSCSGAVETTWRDSDTPNTATDSLKDQEILIVYHSRTKNTQAVAEIIHRQVGGDLVGLELEKPYPAHYQTTVDQVAEENRTGYLPPLKTKIDSMEKYDIVFVGFPTWGMQLPPPMKSFLKQYDLEGKTVIPFNTNAGYGVGSGFETINQLCSKSKILEGYTTKAGIERDGIHFVISGEKEEQVTAQVDELLAKLGFNKQQ; encoded by the coding sequence TTGCTATCTAGCCTACTGTTCGCTATAATGTCCTGTTCTGGTGCAGTGGAAACTACATGGAGAGACAGTGATACCCCGAATACAGCTACTGACTCATTAAAGGATCAGGAAATTTTGATCGTTTACCATTCTCGGACAAAAAACACACAGGCTGTCGCAGAGATCATCCATCGGCAGGTAGGCGGTGACCTCGTTGGTCTTGAACTCGAGAAGCCTTATCCTGCCCACTATCAAACCACGGTGGACCAGGTTGCCGAAGAAAATAGAACAGGGTATCTGCCGCCGCTGAAAACGAAAATAGACAGCATGGAAAAATACGACATCGTCTTTGTGGGTTTTCCAACCTGGGGGATGCAGCTTCCTCCACCGATGAAGAGTTTTCTGAAACAGTATGATCTGGAGGGAAAGACGGTTATCCCGTTTAATACAAATGCTGGATATGGCGTAGGGAGCGGTTTTGAAACCATAAACCAATTATGTTCCAAGAGCAAAATTTTGGAGGGATATACAACTAAAGCTGGTATAGAACGAGACGGAATCCACTTTGTGATTTCAGGTGAAAAAGAAGAACAAGTAACGGCACAAGTTGACGAATTGCTCGCAAAACTTGGCTTTAATAAACAACAATAA
- a CDS encoding alpha/beta hydrolase: MKQIKYIIVAMFMATGFIAEAQDKTKNQFGLVYGDAIKENLKGKVNIHPVSYKLNGIDIAANVYTPANYDPSKKYPAVIVAHPNGGIKEQTAGLYAQLLAEAGYITIAADAAYQGASGGEPRHTDKPQFRTEDIHGMADYITGYAGVDLTRVGALGICGGGGYTLKAAQSDKRLKAVATLSMFNSGEVRRNGFQNSQLNTIEQRLKQASDARAQEASGGEIKYSGVASITDEEIAKTTTDLYREGYEYYYRTHAHPNSTFLYTTSSLMDLMTWDATDGIELIDQSLLMLAGSKADTKYMTDEAFPKAKNAKNKELFLIDGATHIETYWKKDYVAKAVEKLAAFYQKNLH, encoded by the coding sequence ATGAAACAGATAAAGTACATCATCGTCGCCATGTTTATGGCAACGGGATTCATCGCTGAGGCACAGGACAAAACGAAAAATCAATTTGGACTTGTATACGGTGATGCGATAAAGGAAAATTTAAAGGGAAAAGTGAACATTCATCCGGTTAGCTATAAATTAAACGGAATTGATATTGCAGCAAACGTATACACACCGGCTAACTATGATCCTTCAAAAAAATATCCAGCCGTAATTGTAGCGCATCCCAATGGCGGGATCAAAGAACAGACTGCCGGTCTATATGCACAGCTGCTGGCTGAAGCGGGCTACATTACGATTGCAGCAGATGCCGCCTATCAGGGAGCCAGCGGTGGTGAACCCCGCCATACTGATAAACCCCAGTTCAGAACGGAGGATATCCATGGTATGGCAGATTATATCACCGGTTACGCAGGAGTCGATCTTACCCGTGTCGGTGCACTGGGTATCTGTGGTGGCGGTGGATATACCCTCAAAGCAGCGCAGTCCGATAAACGGCTTAAAGCTGTCGCTACGTTAAGCATGTTCAATTCTGGAGAGGTGAGACGAAACGGCTTTCAAAATTCACAGTTGAATACCATTGAACAACGCTTGAAACAGGCTTCAGATGCTCGGGCACAGGAAGCTTCAGGCGGTGAAATAAAGTATTCTGGTGTAGCCAGCATAACCGATGAAGAGATAGCCAAAACTACTACTGATCTCTATCGGGAAGGGTATGAATATTACTATCGGACACACGCCCATCCGAATTCAACATTTTTATATACCACCAGCAGCTTGATGGATCTAATGACATGGGATGCGACTGATGGCATTGAACTAATCGATCAATCTTTGCTGATGTTGGCAGGAAGTAAAGCAGATACCAAATACATGACCGACGAGGCTTTTCCAAAGGCAAAAAACGCAAAAAACAAAGAGCTCTTTTTGATCGATGGTGCTACGCACATTGAAACTTACTGGAAAAAGGATTACGTGGCAAAAGCTGTAGAGAAATTGGCTGCATTTTATCAAAAGAATCTTCATTAA
- a CDS encoding nuclear transport factor 2 family protein — protein MKKLVFGLFLVLSGIQISVAQSATDKEIIQLSKDKWQWMADKNVGLLDSLFHEKSMFVHMGGSWGKQRELDVIKSGGIWYKKADVHEVSVNIMDNTAILLNRIDLLAVVGGNEVTNPFMVTEVYVKENGTWKLGSLSFTKLLTPGN, from the coding sequence ATGAAAAAATTAGTGTTCGGACTATTTTTGGTCCTATCGGGAATTCAGATCTCAGTTGCACAATCGGCAACTGACAAGGAAATCATCCAACTATCAAAAGATAAATGGCAATGGATGGCCGACAAAAATGTCGGGCTATTGGACAGTCTTTTCCATGAAAAATCCATGTTCGTGCACATGGGCGGCTCTTGGGGAAAACAAAGGGAACTGGACGTCATAAAAAGTGGAGGTATTTGGTATAAAAAGGCGGATGTCCATGAAGTGTCCGTCAATATCATGGACAACACCGCCATCCTACTCAACAGGATCGACCTACTCGCTGTCGTTGGAGGCAACGAGGTAACCAACCCCTTTATGGTGACGGAAGTCTACGTCAAGGAAAATGGCACTTGGAAACTCGGTTCACTGTCATTCACTAAACTGCTTACTCCCGGAAATTAA
- a CDS encoding carboxymuconolactone decarboxylase family protein encodes MMKKQQFIITFLLILFCCSNSLYARHAPTGDSLSKKESGLVTIAATAGIGDLTKLKDAINKGLDAGLTSNQIKESLIHLYAYAGFPRSIRGLQTIMSVLEERKAKGINDPTGADASPIQNEKPKYERGKAILEQLTGVPEKEPKTGYAAFAPTIEIFLKEHLFADIFERDILTYAERELVTISILASIGGVEPMLKSHLTICLNIGLSEEQLQQFISTIESAVGKTQAVEAQKILDEVLANRK; translated from the coding sequence ATGATGAAGAAACAACAATTTATAATAACATTTCTACTGATCTTATTTTGCTGCTCCAACAGTTTATACGCACGCCATGCGCCTACTGGAGATTCGTTAAGTAAAAAAGAAAGCGGTCTTGTAACTATTGCGGCTACTGCCGGCATTGGTGACCTGACAAAACTAAAAGATGCAATAAACAAGGGGCTTGATGCCGGATTGACAAGTAATCAGATCAAGGAAAGCCTTATACACCTGTATGCCTATGCCGGATTTCCCCGCAGTATCCGCGGATTGCAGACCATAATGTCCGTACTTGAGGAACGAAAGGCAAAAGGCATCAATGACCCAACAGGCGCCGATGCTTCTCCTATTCAAAATGAAAAGCCCAAATATGAACGCGGCAAGGCTATTCTGGAGCAGCTTACTGGTGTACCCGAAAAGGAGCCAAAGACTGGTTATGCGGCTTTTGCGCCGACTATCGAGATATTTTTAAAAGAACATCTATTTGCGGATATTTTTGAGCGCGATATCCTCACCTACGCTGAAAGAGAACTGGTAACCATTTCGATATTGGCCAGCATTGGTGGCGTGGAACCGATGTTGAAATCGCATTTGACGATTTGCTTGAATATTGGCCTATCGGAAGAGCAATTACAGCAGTTCATAAGCACCATTGAATCTGCAGTGGGCAAAACACAAGCTGTAGAGGCACAAAAGATACTAGATGAGGTATTAGCGAATAGAAAATAA
- a CDS encoding cupin domain-containing protein, which produces MNLRNTALLILTGMLAVSCNQHTKQEKLAAEPTYDVVFAKGERVTNDNFTGRVWLNNLVNADSVNQNAVGSVTFEPGARTKWHSHPAGQIILALDGVGYYQEEGKEKVIVRKGEVVKCPIDVPHWHGASADSAFVQVAITGRENGETVWLKPVTDEEYNQGPK; this is translated from the coding sequence ATGAATTTAAGAAATACAGCACTACTAATTTTGACAGGCATGTTGGCTGTCTCATGTAATCAGCATACCAAACAGGAAAAGTTAGCTGCAGAACCGACGTACGATGTAGTTTTTGCTAAAGGCGAAAGGGTTACAAATGACAATTTCACAGGAAGGGTTTGGTTAAATAATCTGGTTAATGCAGACTCTGTCAATCAGAATGCTGTAGGCAGTGTAACCTTTGAACCTGGAGCGAGAACCAAATGGCATTCCCATCCGGCAGGACAGATCATCTTGGCTCTGGACGGCGTTGGATATTATCAGGAAGAAGGCAAAGAAAAAGTAATTGTTCGAAAAGGAGAAGTGGTAAAATGCCCTATTGATGTCCCCCACTGGCATGGTGCGAGTGCTGATTCTGCTTTTGTGCAAGTCGCCATTACTGGTCGGGAAAATGGAGAAACGGTATGGCTGAAACCTGTTACAGATGAGGAATATAACCAGGGGCCTAAATAA
- a CDS encoding DUF4007 family protein, which yields MSLRFSGHDTFHCKQQWLLKGIRLIEEEGNTAFNNTSDAIKTLGVGKNMVSSVKYWLESFNITNNHKISQIGKLLLSQNGFDPYLEDEGTLWLLQFHLCHSKYASIFNLIFCKYFNDKVNYDFTEEKILNFLKRHLEDNNIKAMSSNTLSNDFKVFTRSYVSSVRESKTLEDDFNSPLLELNLIEKSDNNTFKINKTNRIIPPNIFAYSVLLICESENSRSLSFRLIQETIGNYFCLSNDSLEEHIHQLNFISPLFVYNEDAGTANIQIKDYDENDKVNLLRRHYEN from the coding sequence ATGAGCTTACGATTTTCAGGACATGATACTTTTCATTGCAAGCAGCAGTGGTTATTGAAAGGAATTAGACTAATCGAAGAAGAAGGAAATACAGCTTTTAATAATACTTCAGATGCAATTAAAACCTTAGGAGTAGGTAAAAATATGGTTTCTTCTGTTAAATATTGGCTTGAGTCATTTAATATCACTAACAATCATAAAATATCGCAAATAGGAAAATTACTTTTAAGTCAAAATGGTTTTGACCCGTATCTAGAAGATGAAGGCACACTTTGGCTTTTACAATTTCATTTATGCCATTCTAAATATGCTAGTATTTTCAATCTTATTTTCTGCAAATACTTCAACGACAAAGTGAATTACGATTTTACAGAAGAAAAAATTTTAAACTTCTTGAAAAGGCACCTAGAAGACAACAATATTAAAGCAATGAGTTCCAATACGTTATCTAATGACTTTAAAGTTTTCACAAGATCGTATGTGTCGTCTGTTAGAGAAAGTAAAACATTAGAAGACGATTTCAATTCTCCGCTTTTAGAGCTAAATCTAATTGAGAAATCGGATAATAATACATTTAAAATAAACAAAACAAACAGGATTATTCCTCCTAATATTTTTGCGTATTCAGTATTACTGATATGTGAAAGTGAAAACTCTAGGAGTTTAAGTTTTAGATTAATACAGGAAACCATAGGAAATTATTTCTGCTTGAGTAATGATAGTCTAGAAGAACACATCCATCAACTGAATTTCATTTCCCCGCTATTTGTTTATAACGAAGATGCTGGAACAGCTAATATTCAGATTAAGGATTATGATGAAAATGATAAAGTAAACTTATTAAGAAGACATTATGAAAACTAG